In Thermococcus sp., a single window of DNA contains:
- a CDS encoding prefoldin subunit beta yields MQSIPPQVQSMLAQLESYQQQLQLLVQQKQKVQLELNEAKKALEEIEKLPDDAVIYKTIGTLIVKTEKSKAVEELKEKVETLEVRLSALERQEKKLNEKLKELTAKIQSAIRPTAG; encoded by the coding sequence ATGCAGAGCATTCCGCCCCAGGTTCAGTCCATGCTCGCCCAGCTTGAGAGCTACCAGCAGCAGCTCCAGCTCCTCGTTCAGCAGAAGCAGAAGGTTCAGCTCGAGCTAAACGAAGCCAAGAAAGCTTTGGAGGAAATTGAGAAGCTCCCCGACGATGCGGTCATCTACAAGACTATAGGAACGCTCATCGTCAAGACAGAGAAAAGCAAGGCGGTGGAAGAGCTCAAGGAGAAAGTTGAAACCCTTGAAGTCCGCTTAAGCGCTCTGGAGAGGCAGGAGAAGAAGCTCAACGAAAAGCTCAAGGAGTTAACCGCCAAGATACAGAGCGCAATCCGCCCGACCGCGGGCTGA
- a CDS encoding DUF3194 domain-containing protein, whose protein sequence is MERRGVVHIGLPELSEEQLVEIGELAQKVIIKHVFDSLNRSDVKDIEVTTRINRDETLDLEIEVYLEVPVFVRVDVDSLVHEALEKAYEAVEKKLKTLATKD, encoded by the coding sequence ATGGAGCGGAGGGGAGTTGTCCACATTGGCCTTCCTGAGCTGAGCGAGGAACAGCTCGTTGAAATCGGCGAGCTGGCACAGAAGGTTATAATAAAGCACGTTTTCGATTCCCTGAACAGGAGCGACGTCAAGGACATAGAGGTGACGACAAGGATAAACCGCGATGAGACACTCGACCTTGAAATTGAAGTCTACCTTGAGGTTCCGGTCTTCGTTAGAGTTGACGTTGATTCCCTCGTCCATGAGGCTCTTGAGAAGGCCTACGAAGCCGTTGAGAAGAAACTAAAAACACTTGCCACAAAGGATTAA
- a CDS encoding nucleotidyltransferase domain-containing protein codes for MDYQEVARRFAEDVKKLLGDSIREIVLFGSVARGDYSENSDVDVLVVVEGNAWEAQKKVSDVVVDYLTEYGVYVSAKVISLEEFELMKSLNTAFYRNIQREGVLIGR; via the coding sequence ATGGATTATCAAGAGGTGGCAAGGCGCTTTGCAGAGGACGTTAAAAAGCTTTTAGGAGACTCAATTAGAGAGATAGTTCTCTTTGGGTCTGTTGCGAGGGGAGATTATAGCGAGAACAGTGACGTTGATGTCCTTGTAGTTGTTGAAGGAAACGCGTGGGAGGCTCAGAAAAAAGTTTCTGACGTTGTCGTTGATTACCTCACTGAATACGGTGTCTACGTCTCGGCCAAAGTTATAAGCCTTGAAGAGTTTGAGCTAATGAAGAGCCTTAACACCGCGTTTTACAGGAACATCCAAAGGGAGGGGGTTCTAATTGGACGATGA
- a CDS encoding HEPN domain-containing protein: MDDEVSLLLNNAHESLDAAELLLEKGFYRDALSRAYYAMFYAASALLRARGIITKSHRGVIAKFGLEFVTDGTIEKHYARALSLAESLRERADYDATFRPGKEEAEELVEDARAFVERIEKALEELG; the protein is encoded by the coding sequence TTGGACGATGAAGTAAGTCTTCTACTCAACAATGCCCATGAGTCACTGGATGCGGCGGAGCTTTTACTTGAGAAGGGATTTTACAGGGATGCCCTGAGTAGGGCATATTATGCAATGTTCTACGCCGCCAGTGCCCTTCTCAGGGCTAGGGGAATCATTACCAAAAGCCATAGAGGCGTGATTGCAAAGTTTGGACTTGAATTCGTAACGGATGGCACCATAGAGAAGCATTATGCGAGAGCTCTTAGTCTTGCTGAAAGCCTTCGGGAGAGAGCTGACTATGATGCCACGTTTCGGCCGGGTAAAGAGGAGGCCGAAGAACTCGTTGAAGATGCTAGAGCTTTTGTAGAGCGTATTGAAAAAGCTCTGGAGGAGCTGGGATGA